The following proteins are encoded in a genomic region of Sphaeramia orbicularis chromosome 2, fSphaOr1.1, whole genome shotgun sequence:
- the LOC115431236 gene encoding uncharacterized protein C7orf57 homolog, with protein sequence MSTAVPNHRRTKPGGIKPGAASQGVTGPTSQIPGLCQTATESTPVERISGRRVGIFETDSDYVKLAKQGGHKGLLSHDVDVDEKPRKAYNPTNWFGGDDSKSGSKATSPDSHMRGGRQTLTAPFGTDSDVSWENEHERFSPGKEKMSPDGAADQMESLSLTNKYKRTSYDKKAPPVSMSKLLSHGYVEEKKKSPNDDDTSSVTSEQTSTVMTEDVDDLE encoded by the exons ATGAGCACCGCTGTCCCAAATCATCGACGGACCAAGCCCGGAG GCATAAAGCCTGGGGCAGCATCCCAAGGCGTCACTGGACCAACCTCCCAGATCCCTGGACTGTGCCAGACTGCCACCGAAAGCACTCCAGTGGAGAGGATCAGTGGCCGGAGAGTGGGGATCTTTGAGACAGATTCTGACTATGTCAAGCTGGCAAAGCAGGGGGGACACAAAG GGCTTCTGAGTCACGATGTTGATGTTGATGAGAAGCCAAGGAAGGCCTACAATCCAACCAACTGGTTTGGAGGTGATGACTCAAAGAG TGGAAGTAAAGCGACCTCTCCTGACAGCCACATGAGGGGTGGCAGGCAGACTCTGACTGCACCTTTTGGCACTGATAGCGATGTATCCTGGGAGAATGAACATGAGAGGTTTTCCCCGGGTAAAGAAAAG ATGTCTCCTGATGGTGCTGCTGATCAGATGGAGAGTTTGTCCCTAACCAACAAATACAAGAGAAC GTCATATGATAAGAAGGCTCCTCCAGTCAGCATGTCCAAGCTGCTGAGTCATGGATacgtggaggagaagaagaagtctCCCAATGACGACGACACCTCAA GCGTGACCTCAGAACAGACCAGCACTGTCATGACGGAGGACGTGGACGACCTGGAGTAG
- the LOC115431214 gene encoding four and a half LIM domains protein 2-like isoform X2, which produces MGERYDCTHCKESLYGQKYILREDKQHCIKCYEELFSNNCEVCQKIIGCTSKDLSYKDRHWHSECFLCIKCQRSLVDRPFATKDEMLMCTECYCNEYSAKCHACLKTIMPGSKKMEHKGNNWHENCFTCNRCQQPIGTRSFVLKDANNYCLPCYEKQFALQCVHCKKPITTGGVNYRDQPWHKECFVCIGCKQQLAGQRFTSRDDFAYCLDCFCNLFAKKCAYCTTPISGKGLLAFQTGTKF; this is translated from the exons ATGGGCGAACGCTACGACTGCACACACTGCAAAGAGTCCCTGTATGGGCAGAAGTACATCCTAAGAGAGGACAAGCAGCACTGCATCAAATGCTATGAAGAACTGTTCTCCAACAACTGTGAAGTCTGCCAGAAGATCATTGGCTGCACCAGCAAG GATCTGTCTTACAAGGATCGCCACTGGCACAGCGAATGCTTCCTCTGTATCAAGTGTCAGAGGTCTCTGGTGGATCGGCCCTTTGCCACCAAGGATGAAATGCTAATGTGCACTGAATGCTACTGCAATGAGTACTCTGCCAAATGCCATGCATGCCTCAAGACCATCATGCCAG GCTCCAAAAAGATGGAGCATAAGGGCAACAATTGGCATGAGAATTGCTTCACCTGCAACCGTTGCCAACAGCCCATCGGGACCAGGAGCTTTGTGCTGAAGGATGCCAACAACTACTGCCTGCCCTGCTATGAGAAGCAGTTCGCTCTGCAGTGTGTCCACTGCAAGAAG CCGATCACCACTGGAGGAGTGAACTACCGTGACCAACCCTGGCATAAGGAGTGTTTCGTTTGCATCGGGTGTAAGCAGCAGCTGGCCGGTCAGCGGTTCACCTCCCGGGACGACTTTGCCTACTGCCTCGACTGCTTCTGCAACCTGTTTGCCAAGAAATGTGCCTACTGCACCACCCCCATCAGCGGTAAAGGATTACTAGCATTTCA aactgggacaAAATTTTGA
- the LOC115431214 gene encoding four and a half LIM domains protein 2-like isoform X1: MGERYDCTHCKESLYGQKYILREDKQHCIKCYEELFSNNCEVCQKIIGCTSKDLSYKDRHWHSECFLCIKCQRSLVDRPFATKDEMLMCTECYCNEYSAKCHACLKTIMPGSKKMEHKGNNWHENCFTCNRCQQPIGTRSFVLKDANNYCLPCYEKQFALQCVHCKKPITTGGVNYRDQPWHKECFVCIGCKQQLAGQRFTSRDDFAYCLDCFCNLFAKKCAYCTTPISGLGGSKYISFEHRQWHNDCFNCKKCSVSLVGRGFLTCKDDILCPDCGKDI, encoded by the exons ATGGGCGAACGCTACGACTGCACACACTGCAAAGAGTCCCTGTATGGGCAGAAGTACATCCTAAGAGAGGACAAGCAGCACTGCATCAAATGCTATGAAGAACTGTTCTCCAACAACTGTGAAGTCTGCCAGAAGATCATTGGCTGCACCAGCAAG GATCTGTCTTACAAGGATCGCCACTGGCACAGCGAATGCTTCCTCTGTATCAAGTGTCAGAGGTCTCTGGTGGATCGGCCCTTTGCCACCAAGGATGAAATGCTAATGTGCACTGAATGCTACTGCAATGAGTACTCTGCCAAATGCCATGCATGCCTCAAGACCATCATGCCAG GCTCCAAAAAGATGGAGCATAAGGGCAACAATTGGCATGAGAATTGCTTCACCTGCAACCGTTGCCAACAGCCCATCGGGACCAGGAGCTTTGTGCTGAAGGATGCCAACAACTACTGCCTGCCCTGCTATGAGAAGCAGTTCGCTCTGCAGTGTGTCCACTGCAAGAAG CCGATCACCACTGGAGGAGTGAACTACCGTGACCAACCCTGGCATAAGGAGTGTTTCGTTTGCATCGGGTGTAAGCAGCAGCTGGCCGGTCAGCGGTTCACCTCCCGGGACGACTTTGCCTACTGCCTCGACTGCTTCTGCAACCTGTTTGCCAAGAAATGTGCCTACTGCACCACCCCCATCAGCG GCCTCGGAGGCAGCAAGTACAtttcatttgagcatcgtcagtGGCACAACGACTGCTTCAACTGCAAAAAATGCTCAGTTTCTCTGGTCGGCCGAGGTTTCCTGACATGCAAAGACGACATCCTTTGCCCCGACTGCGGCAAAGACATCTGA